CCGAAGTAGGACCTGGTAAAGTCCTGATTGGATTAGTCGGTAAAATTGATAAAAATGCAGCTACTTTCTCAGCATAAGCAATAATTATAAAACAAAAAAATCCCCGTAAATAATTTACGGGGATTTTTTTATACTGTCACTTGTCTGATTTTCTGTTCCCATTTCCAGGCATCGTCCATAGCATCCTGTAATGAATATAACGCCTGCCATCCTAAAACCGTATTGGCTTTTTCGGTATCCGCAAAGGCCTCGATAACATCACCATCCCTTCGTTCAGTCAATCTATAAGGTAATTTTTGACCGCTGGCTTTTTCAAATGCATGAATGACCTCCAATACAGTACTTCCCGTTCCGGTACCAATATTAAACGTTTCTACTTTTTCTGTATTATTCCCATCAATAAGACGCTGTAATGCTACAACATGAGCCTTCGCTAAATCCATTACATGAATGTAATCCCGGACACAGGTACCATCAGAAGTAGGATAATCCGATCCGAAAACAGCAAGCTCTTTCCGCAATCCCATTCCGGTCTGGGTGATAAAAGGCACCAGGTTTTGGGGAACCCCATTAGGCAACTCACCGATATAGGCAGAAGGATGCGCACCAATCGGATTAAAGTAACGCAATAATATTGAATTGATATTGGAAACATTAGCAATATCCATAATAATTTCCTCTCCAATTTGTTTGGTATTCCCATAAGGGGAAGAGGCTGGCTGTATCGGTGCGTTTTCTGTAATAGGCATTGACGCAGCTTGTCCGTATACGGTACAAGAAGAACTGAAAATAAAATTCATCCGTTCTTTTTTCTGCAAATGCTGTAACAGATAGATTAATGTAGTCAGGTTGTTTTCATAGTACAATAAAGGATCTTTTACGCTTTCCCCTACCGCTTTGGAAGCAGCAAAGTGAATTACTCCTCCAATATCAGTATATCTTTGAAAAAAATCCGCAACAACAGCTTTCTCTCTTAGGTCAACATTTTCAAATACCGGTTCTTTCCCTGTAATGGCGGCAATACCTTTTAGTACTTCTTCTGAAGCATTGGAAAGATTGTCTATTATTACAACTTCGAAGCCTTCATTCTGAAGTTCCACAACGGTATGTGACCCTATAAATCCTAAACCACCTGTTACAACTATTTTCATATTATACTAATCTACTGATTCTTAATTAAAAACATTTTACACTATCGATACGCCTATTTTAAAAAATCCAAAATAGCATCCGTAATAAACTTGATTTGCTCCTCATCCAGTTCCGTATGCATCGGTAAAGAAAGTACTTCTTTTACCAATTGGTTGGTCACTGGGAAATCGGATTCTTTATAACGTTCATCGCGATAGGCTTTCTGGCTGTGTAAAGGAATTGGGTAATAGATTGCACATGGAATGCCTTTATCCAGTAAATGTTGCATTAATCCATTGCGATCAGCGTCCACAATCCTGAGGGTATACTGATGGAAGACATGGCTGTCTTTATCTCCAGCAATAAAAGGAGTGATAATATTTTTATGTCCGGCCAGTGCAGCGGAATATTGTGCAGCAGCAGCCTGGCGTGCATCATTATAAGTATCCAGAAGTGGTAATTTTGCGTTCAGGACAGCTGCCTGAATACTATCCAAACGGGAATTGACCCCAACAACATCATGGTGGTACCGTTCATACATCCCATGATTTACAACCCCTCTTAAAGTATGTGCCAATTCATCATCATTCGTAAAAATAGCCCCACCGTCCCCATAACAACCTAAATTCTTAGAAGGAAAGAAAGAAGTAGAAGCAACATGACCAATTACCC
The Flavobacterium kingsejongi genome window above contains:
- the galE gene encoding UDP-glucose 4-epimerase GalE, whose protein sequence is MKIVVTGGLGFIGSHTVVELQNEGFEVVIIDNLSNASEEVLKGIAAITGKEPVFENVDLREKAVVADFFQRYTDIGGVIHFAASKAVGESVKDPLLYYENNLTTLIYLLQHLQKKERMNFIFSSSCTVYGQAASMPITENAPIQPASSPYGNTKQIGEEIIMDIANVSNINSILLRYFNPIGAHPSAYIGELPNGVPQNLVPFITQTGMGLRKELAVFGSDYPTSDGTCVRDYIHVMDLAKAHVVALQRLIDGNNTEKVETFNIGTGTGSTVLEVIHAFEKASGQKLPYRLTERRDGDVIEAFADTEKANTVLGWQALYSLQDAMDDAWKWEQKIRQVTV
- a CDS encoding DegT/DnrJ/EryC1/StrS family aminotransferase; this translates as MKKIQMVDLKGQYENIKETVNHSIQNVLDTNAYINGPEVHKFQASLEQYLDAKHVIPCANGTDALQIAMMGLNLKPGDEVITADFTFAATVEVIALLQLTPVLVDVEEDTFNISIAAIEKAITPKTKAIVPVHLFGQAANMEAIMQLAEAHNLYVIEDNAQAIGANYKWADGTKTKAGVIGHVASTSFFPSKNLGCYGDGGAIFTNDDELAHTLRGVVNHGMYERYHHDVVGVNSRLDSIQAAVLNAKLPLLDTYNDARQAAAAQYSAALAGHKNIITPFIAGDKDSHVFHQYTLRIVDADRNGLMQHLLDKGIPCAIYYPIPLHSQKAYRDERYKESDFPVTNQLVKEVLSLPMHTELDEEQIKFITDAILDFLK